From Arachis stenosperma cultivar V10309 chromosome 2, arast.V10309.gnm1.PFL2, whole genome shotgun sequence, one genomic window encodes:
- the LOC130961655 gene encoding uncharacterized protein LOC130961655 yields MKCQKHVPDSTSDIGVCATCLRERLQVILAAQTQAQAQTEDEDEDQPAEALASSDHSNNQSEKNADEKKNPPPINANDFVGRKDNDNDKVIYSTPQVGPPFSVTATECDGKTPKRKFGRFWNPTSLFRTKSNMTENSNRELTTTYRSWMSMIFHVRWKNNGGGASNFRQSDRESEDFSSEIDGHDRSSSTESRISRETSPKGRNQAAPAPTRRSRSLQAGKRVFNWRLCLSPMVRANSNQHLVHNHKGTLQETGASVGGGAQKIRFISAASFSCSRSKKLADFGRVHRNH; encoded by the coding sequence ATGAAGTGTCAGAAACACGTACCGGATTCAACCAGCGACATCGGCGTTTGTGCCACTTGCCTCCGGGAGCGCCTCCAAGTCATTCTTGCGGCCCAAACCCAAGCCCAGGCCCAAACAGAGGACGAAGACGAGGACCAACCAGCAGAAGCTCTCGCATCTTCAGACCACAGCAACAACCAATCGGAAAAGAACGCCGACGAGAAGAAAAACCCTCCGCCGATCAATGCTAACGACTTCGTCGGGCGAAAGGACAATGACAACGACAAGGTAATCTACAGCACGCCGCAGGTCGGACCGCCATTCTCCGTAACCGCCACGGAATGCGACGGCAAAACGCCGAAGAGGAAGTTCGGAAGGTTCTGGAACCCTACGAGCCTATTCAGGACGAAATCGAACATGACGGAAAACTCAAATCGGGAATTGACAACGACGTATCGATCGTGGATGTCAATGATCTTCCACGTCAGATGGAAGAACAACGGCGGTGGCGCCTCGAATTTCCGGCAATCTGATCGAGAATCGGAGGATTTCAGCAGCGAAATCGACGGACATGATCGGTCGTCTTCCACGGAGAGCAGAATCTCTCGGGAAACATCTCCGAAAGGCCGGAATCAGGCAGCGCCAGCACCTACGCGACGGTCGCGATCGTTACAGGCAGGGAAGAGAGTGTTTAACTGGAGGTTATGCTTGAGCCCGATGGTTAGGGCAAATTCGAACCAGCACTTGGTTCATAACCATAAAGGAACACTTCAAGAAACCGGTGCATCCGTGGGTGGTGGGGCCCAGAAAATTAGATTTATCTCGGCAGCGTCCTTTAGCTGCAGCCGATCAAAGAAGCTTGCGGATTTCGGAAGAGTCCATCGCAACCATTGA